DNA sequence from the Novosphingobium sp. IK01 genome:
GAATTGGCGGAAAGACATTTTCGGCCAGCATCAGCAGGAAGACGCCAAAGCCGCCGAGTGACGCGAGGATCGATGTTATGATGTCGAACACAAACCAGCCTCGTCAGAAGATCCAATAGGAGATCGCGCAAATCACGAGCAGGAGGGCGACGACGGACCCAACGATCCGATTTTCCAGGCGCGGACATTCGACGTTCCTGATCCGCACGGCGACCTGCCAAGCGGGTCGAACCGGACACCGCCACGAACCTGCGGCAATCCGATCCAGCTCGGCATCCGACAACCCGAAGAACGATTTTGCTTCACCGCGCGATCGTCCCGCCAACCCCATCACCCGCAGCACCACGTCGCTCCATGCGACATCGATCGCGCTCGGCCGATCGACCATCGTGCCGCGCGCGTCGCCGCCCGCCCACGAAGGGGACAGCAGGCCGATGATCTGGTGGGGATTGCGCTCCAGCAGCGTCGCCCAGCGCAGCAAGCGATGTTGGCGGTCACGCGCCGCGATGGTCCTCGCCGGTGCCCAGCGCCGGGTAAGGGATCGCACAGGCCGCATCCATCGGCTCGCCCAAGGGCTCGTCATCGGCTCGCCGAGCTGCCGACGTCGCCATTGGTGGCGCGCTTGAGCGGACGAGAGCAGCGCAGGGTGAGGAAGGTGGTAGCGCTCAGGATGAAGGCGATGTCGTATAGGCCGTAGCCCACGGCCGCGCCGAGCGCGCCAGTCGCCCACAGACTGGCCGCCGTCGCTGTGCCTGACGCCTTGTCGCCCTTCTTCAGAATCGCGCCGCCCCCGATGAAGCCGACACCCGTAATCAGACCTTCGAGCAACCTGGCTTGCGCTGGAGACGTGCGGCCGAGGATCGCAATGCCCACCAGCACGAAGCCGCAACTGGCGATGGCAACCAACGGGAATGTACGGATGCCTGCGCTGCGGGCGTCGTTCTCGCGATCCCAGCCAACAGGAAGGGCGAGCGCGTAGGCGATGGCGAGACTGATGATATGGGTGGTTATCTCCCACCACGAGCTTTGAAACATGCCGGCCTGCCTGTTCTACGCGATTGCTCCAGATCGGAGGTAAAGGGGTAAGGTCGGGCCGAGAGTCCCACAGACGTTCAGGCCCAAGGCGGGGATCGCGAACATCGGCGATCCCTACCGGTGCAGACATGCGATGATGGCAGTCACGACGGCGGTGGTTTCCGCAACGTCGCGCACTCTCACCGTATCGAGGCCAATTTCAGCGGCGGGATAGTCATTCCCACCGGGGAAGATCGCATCGCCGATGAACAGCATCCCGTCGAGCGGGACGCCGCTTTCAGCACTCAAGCGCTTCAGGCCATAGCCCTTGTCCACCCCTGCCCTGGTCACGTCGATCGATGTCGTGCCACCTAGATTGATCGAGAGGTCCGGCAGCGTCGCGCGCAACGTGGCCTGCAACGCGGTCCTCTTCTTTCGGTCAGGATCCCACGCTTCCTTTTCCTTTAGCGGCGCTGCCTGCCCCAGCCCCGAAAAGGTAATCTGGCTGCCCCGGTCCTCAATCCGTTCGCCCCAGATACGTTCGTCGGCGAGGCCGGCATCGGTCAGGGCCTGATCGAAGGCCGCGCGGATCGTCGCCTTCTCTGCATCGTCGAACAGCTCGGCATAGACTGCGCGCCAAGCGCCATTGATGAACCGATAGAGTTTTGTGCCTGTGGTCGGCATCAACCAGAGACGGTCAAGCGCGGCGCCGGCAGGAAGACGCGAGGCGACCTGCTTTTCGAACTGCGGCCAGTCCCCGCCCGAGATCACCGCCACATCCGTGACGGCGAGCAATCGGGCGAGGGTTGCGGCCATATCTTCCGATAGCGGCCGCTTGCTCTCGGCAAGCGTGCCGTCGAGGTCGAAGGCGATCATCCACTTCATGCCGCCTTCCCCGCCGGATCGCGGTAGGCGAGCAGCCTGAGCGCATTGATGACAACAAGCAGCGTTGATCCTTCATGAACCGCCACCGCTGGCCCAATACCGAGGCCAAGGATGGTGGCAGGAACGAGGAAGGCGACGACACCCAGGCTGACGAAGACGTTCTGCCGGATAATTCCACGCGTATGCCGGCTTAGGCCCACCGCGAATGGCAAGTGCGCCAGATCGTCAGCCATCAGGGCGACGTCGGCTGTCTCCAGCGCAACGTCCGACCCCGCCGCGCCCATCGCGATGCCGACCGTGGCGCTTGCCATCGCCGGGGCATCGTTCACGCCGTCACCCACCATTGCGACCTTGTCTTCGCCGGCGAGTTTCTTGATCGCCGCAACCTTGTCTTCGGGCATGAGGTCGCCCCACGCCTCGTCGATCCCGACATCGTTGGCGATCGCTTCGGCGACTTTCTGGTGGTCGCCGGAGATCATAATCATCCGCGATACGCCCATCTCGTGCAGCCGGCGCAGCGCGGTTTTTGCCGCTTCGCGAGGCGTATCCATCAGGCCGATCGCGCCCAGGTCGCGATCCCCCTTGCGGACCACCATCGTCGTGCGCCCGTTCTCGCGCAGTTTCGCTATCGCGTCCTGCGCTCCCTGCCCCAGCGCCGGAATGCCCTCACTTCCGAACATCTCGGCCTTGCCGATCCACACCGTCTCGCCATCGACGCTTGCGGTGACGCCGCGACCGGTCAGGCTCTTGAGATCGCCGGCAGTGGGCAAGGCGCGCCCATCCAGACGTTCGCGACCGTCCTTGACGATCGCTTGGGCCAGCGGATGATCGCTCAGCGCCTCGACAGCCACGGCCAGCGCCAGCAGCTCGCCTTCATCGGCGCCATCGACCGGCACGACATCAGTGATGCGCGGCCGACCTTCGGTCAGCGTGCCCGTCTTGTCGAAGGCGATCGCCTTCAGCGACCCTAGATTTTCGAGCGGCGCACCGCCCTTCACCAGCACGCCGCCGCGCGCTGCGCGGGCGACGCCCGATAGCACCGCGCTCGGCGTGGCGATCGCAAGCGCGCAGGGGCTTGCCGCCACCAGCACCGCCATCGCGCGGTAGAAGCTGTCGCGGAACGGCTCGTCGACGACGACCCAAGCGAACAGGAGAAGCACCGACAGGATCAGGACGGCGGGCACGAAGATCCGCTCGAACCGGTCGGTGAAGCGCTGCGTCGGCGACTTTTGCGTCTCCGCTTCGCTCACCATCTTGACGACCTTGGCAAGCGCGCTTTCATTGGAACGGCGCGTCACCTCGATCTCGATCGCACCGCCGCCGTTGATCGTACCGGCAAAGACCCGGCTTTCCGCGTCCACCGCGTCGGGCTTGGCGCGTGCCGCCGCAGCGTCCGCGACCGGCACCTTGTCGACCGGAATGCTTTCACCCGTCACCGGGGCCTGATTGATCGCGCTTGCGCCCTTGATGATGAAGCCGTCGGCAGGCAGGCGCTCATTCGGGCGCACGATGGCGATATCGCCGACGACCATCTGTTCGACCGGGATTTCGCTGGTCTCCCCGTTGCGGCGCACGGTCGCGGTTTCCGGGGCGAGCTTCGCCAGTGCCTCGATCGCCTTCTTGGCGCGTCCCATCGCGTAATGCTCAAGCGCATGGCCAAGGCTGAACAGGAACAGCAGCAGCGCGCCTTCGGCCCATGCGCCCAGCGCAGCGGCGCCGGCGGCAGCAACCAACATCAGCGTGTCGATCTCGAACTTCTTCATCCGAAGGTTGTCGATCGCCTCGCGCAGCGTGAAGAACCCGCCGAAGAAATAGGCTGCGACATAGCAGGCCGTGGGCAGCCACTCCGGTGCGCCGGCAACCAGCCTTTCGATCGCATAGCCGATCCCCAGCAGCGCGCCGCAGGCAAGCGCGAAGATCAGCTCGGTATTGGGGCCGAGAAATTCGGCGTGGCTATGGTCGTGACCATCGCCGGGGCCGTGCTTCTCTTCGCCCGCGTCGTGGCCCCCGGGGCCGTGGTCGTGGCCGGCATGGTCATCGGCGGCGACCCGCTTGCCAACCCTCACCTTCAGCTTGCGAAGAGCAGCGCGCACTTCCTCTTCTGTGGTCTCTCGGCGATCATATTCGACCCGGACCGACCCGCTGGTGCTGGCGCTTGCCTGTACCACCCCGGGCAACGCGCATAGCGCATCGCTGACCGTGCGCGCCCGCCGTTCGTGACTGATCCCTGTCACCTGCCAGATCGCATGACCGTAGCGTTCAGTGATTTCGGCACCTGCGGCCCGCACCATTTCACGCAATCGCGGCAGCGGTAGCTTGGCGGCGTCGAAATGGATGCACAGGGCCGCCGGCGTGTCGCCATCGAGGCAGATCACATGCGCCCGCTCGACGCCTTCGCGCTTTGACAGGGTTGATACGAGACGGTCCAGGCAAGCGTCGGCCGCGTCAGGAAGGTCCGGCAACAATACTGGAATATCGAGTTCGAGCTTGTCGTTCATGACGACCTCCTTTCGCTTTTCTTGGTTTCGGCGCGCGCGTCGCGCAGGATTTCGACACCGCCCTTGATGGCGATGATGGCGGTAGCGAAGCCGACCAGAAGGTCCGGCCAGTTGGTGCCCAGCCACAGCACCAGCACGCCCGCGATCAGGATGCCGCCATTGGAAATGAAGTCATTGAAGCTGAAGGTGGTGGCGGCCCGTAGGTTAACGTCCGGATCCTTGAGCCGCTGGAGCAGCCGCAGGCAGAGGTAGTTTACGACGCCGGCGATCGCCGACATGACCATCATGGTCGGTCCGATCGGCTCGCTGCCCTGAAGGTAGCGCCGGCCAACGTCGATCAGGATACCGCCCGCGAAGATCAGCAGCATGACGCCCGAAGCGACCGCAGCGCGTGTCTTCCACGTCTGGCCCCGGGTTAGCGCCACAAGGCTCAGCGCATACACAGCCGTATCGGACAGATTGTCGACACCGTTGGCGATCAGGGCGCTCGAATCCGCGAAAAATCCTGAGACGAAGAAGCCCGCCGCGATTGCCGCGTTCAGCAGCAGGACGATCCAGAGGGTGCGACGCTCTTCGCCGCCATTGTTGTCGTTGCTCGGGATCATCCCATGATCTCCTCGAGCGTTAGCAGGGCAAGGAACCCTACGAAGAACATCGAGCTGATGAGCGGGGTGTCAGGCTTCTCGTGCGCCTCAACCAGCAGCTCTTCCGTGACGAGGTAGAGCAGCGCCATCAGCCCAAAGCTCAGGAAGCCAGCGACCATTACCGGCGAGAGCGTGGCGACAGGAACGGCAGCGAGCGCGCCGATCGGCAGCAGCAGCGCCAAGGCCGAGACGATCACGATGATGCGCAGGCGCGAGCGATAGGTTTCCGCCAGCTCGTTGGTCAGTGTCAGACCCAGGAAGAGCACTTCGAGTGTCAGCGCGATCGTCAGCAGAAATCCCGCCTTCTCGCCCGCGACGAACGCAAGGCCGAGCACCAGGCCATCGACCAGGATGTCGATGCCGATCGCGGCGAGCAGCGCCATCGGCCCCTTGAAGCGGGCCTCGAAAGCCTTGAGACCCAGCATCGTTACGACGCCCGCCGCCCCGCCGATCAACGTCGCGCTGGGCGAAGCCTCATGCTTGACCTGCGGCAGGATTTCAGTCGCTGCCGCCGCGAACACGACGCCGGCAGCAAGATGCTGTAGCCCCGCCACGAGGCCAGGATTTAACTTGGTGCGGCTCGCGATGATCGCGCCGAGCACGACCGCCAACACAGGCGCAAGCGTGTAGAGCAATGCCTGCATATCCTATGATTCCTCCGGTGTTCGATGACAGACGCGGATCTTCCCGCGCTGCGTGAAGGCGATCGACCCGCCCGCCACGACTGCCCGCGACTGGTCGCCGCGAAATTCTTCGCCGGTCCGTTGCGCGTGCAGGATCTCGGTTCTGCCCTTGGGCAGCCAGGTGACAGCCATCTTCAGGCCGTCGTCGATGAAGTCGACATCGGCGCGCGATCCATCGTCGCAATACATGATGCGCTGCGCGATCAATCGAGGCGTCAGATGCTTTTCATGCGCCGGCTCGGCCGGTTGGCTTGGAGCGGGGGTGCACGCCCCTACGACCATACCCGCGAACAGAACGGCGCCGATGCGCGCGGCTGTCAGGCCAGGCAGGTGCCGCAAGGCGCGCACCGCCCTCACCACAGCACGCCGTGATCGGGCGTCAGCGGCTCAGGGGCCGGTAGTCCCGCCGTCTGAAGAAGGTCGATCTCGATCGTGCGGCACATGGCCGTGAGCGGGACATCGTGGACGCTATTGGCGAACGGATCGGTCAGATCCTCGCCGATGCTCAGCACCGCGAGGAAGACGAGTCCGATCAGCGTCGATCCGATCGGCGTGGCAAGGCCCAGGGATTCGACCAGCGCGATCGGAAGCAGCACGCAGAACACGCGCGTGAAGAGGTTCGGGAAGAACCGAAAGCCATTGGGCAGCGGCGTGTTCTTGATCCGCTCCATGCCACCCTGCGCATTGGCGATGTCGATCAGGACGCGCTCTACAGTTGCCTGCTGGATCTCGGTGATCCGACCTTCCGCGAGCGCGTCGGCGTAATTGCCCGATATGTCCTCCAAGAGCGCGTTGGCAGGGTTCAGGCGAGCGACCGCCATATCGGCGACGTCCGTTCCGGCGATCCGGGCAATGTCTTCATAGGGCGACTGTCGGCGAAGCTGGCAGCGCATCGAGTGCGCGAAGGCGATCTGCCGCAGGATGATGTTGTGCCGCGTCTCACTGCCCTCGGGTTCCCCCTTGGTCAGGCTGCGTGTGATCCTGGCCAGGCTGCGCGACGCATTGATGAGCGCGCCCCAAAGGGTTCGCGCTTCCCACCAGCGCGCATAAGCTGCGTTGGTCCGAAACCCCATGAAGAGCGCGATGGCAGTGCCGAACAGCGCCGTCGGCAAAGGCGGTTCCTTGATCGGGGTCATCATGTGGAATGCCGTCACCGCCACGTCCCACACGAACAGGATCGTGAGAGGCTTCCAAACCTCGATAATGATCTGCCTAAAACGTGGCCTCGCGCCGACAATCATATCAATTACGCCCTAAATCTCTTAGCGATCGTCATCCGATCGGCATGTTCATGATGTCCCGATAAGCGGACAGCAGCTTGTTCCGGACTTGCAGGGTCGCCTCGAAAGTAATGGATGCGCGACTCTGGATGAGCGCGACGGTTGCAATGTCGGTGGTTTCGCCACGCTCATATGCTTCGGTGACGACATCCTCCTGCTCCTGGGTCTCGTTGACCTTCGCGACCACGGCATTGAGGGTATCGGCGAAGTTCGACGCCGGAGCGGTCGGCGTCACGCCGGGCGGTGCCGTCGGCTGCGCCTCGCGCAAGGCGCGGCTTCGCGCGATCACTTCGGCCCGAATGGCCATCACATTCGAGATCGACGTGTCAGACATCGTTTCTCTCCCGTTCCAGTGCGACGTGTCGGAAGACAGGACGGTTCATCGGGTGCCCTCCCGTTCGCAGATTCGGGTGCGGCCCTCGCCTTCCACGACGGTGAGCTGCGACCCCTTGAAGGTCGCGGTGGCTGTCTCGCCGACATATTGGAGGCCCTGCGCTGGCGCGGTCAGCGTCATGGGCACGGCGCTGCTGGAGCGCCGCAAATCGATCTGCAGGCCGTTGTCCTTGTAGTCGACGAACAGCGGTTCCCCGTCGGAACAGCGATAGGGATGGCGCCCCATTTCCCCGGCCGCCACGGCGCTGTCGGACGAATGGATTTGCTGCTCCGTGGTCGGGCAGTACCCGCTTCAACGGCATCATCGCGCCTTCCTCCTGTAGCGGGAGGGGTCGCGCTGACGATTAATCCCACGGGCAGGCTGACCCACCCGCCAGCGCAGATAGGTTGCGAGGCGATCGTCAGCCTCGATCATCAGGGACCGCAGGCGACGCAACATCATCGCCGCGAACGGCAGAGACATGGCCCCGCGCAGCGTGCAGTTATGTGTTAGCCTGGTGCCACCATCGTTCCCGGCCAGCTCGTACCGCTCTTCGAGCGTGAACAGATAAGGGATGCCGCAGGACCAAGCGAAGGCGTGCGGCTTATCGAATTGATCGACCCGGGCCGGCGTCCGAATTGGCCCGGCGATGCCCTGGATCGCGAAGGTACATTCCGTCGTGCTAAGCTGGCACGGGTCGTCGAGTAATACGAGCGGACTCCAAGCCCGACGATGATCCGGATCGGTGATCGCCGACCAGATCCACAGTGGCCCGCCGTGAAGCATTGAGCTGGTTATGGTGCGAGGCATATCCCCATCTCCCAGAGATGAGCGGGGCGATCGCGGATCGCCCCGCTCATCCATTAGGCCAAGTTGCTCACGAAGGTCTGACCGTGGTCATCCCCTTCATGCTTCTCATTGTCGTGATCGAGCTTCTTGATCATTTTCTGCCCGAACCGGGCATAAAGCGTCGGCAGCACGAACAGCGTCAGCAGCGTCGCCGAGACCAGGCCGCCGATGACGACGGTCGCCAAGGGCTTCTGTACCTCCGCACCCGCGCCCTCGCCAAGCGCCATCGGCACGAAGCCGAGGCTTGCGACGAGCGCGGTCATGACGACGGGCCGCAGGCGCTGCATTGCGCCGACATGGGCCGCCTCTTCGCGCGATAACCCCGACCGGATCAAATCCTGGATCGAGCTGACCATCACGAGGCCGTTGAGGACCGCGATACCCGACAAGGCGATGAAGCCCACCGCTGCCGAGATTGAAAAGTCCATGCCTCGCAAGAAGAGCAGCAGGACGCCGCCCACCAGCGCGAAGGGCACGCCGGTGAAGACGATCGCGGCATCGCGGACCGATTCCAATGCGCCATAGAGCAGGAACAGGATCAGGATGAAGCAGGCCGGAATGACTAGCTTAAGCCGTTCGCTCGCCGATTGCAGGTTTTCAAATTGGCCGCCCCATTCGAGATAGGTGCCGGCAGGCAGCCGAACCTGGCTGGCGATCGTTGCCTGCGCATCCGCAACCACCGATCCAACGTCGCGGCCACGCACGTTGGCTTGCACCACCACACGCCGCTTCCCGTTCTCGCGGCTGATCTGGTTGGGGCCATCGATGACCTTGATGTCGGCGACGCTGGAAAGCGGCACATAGCCACCCCCCGCCAACGGCACCTGCACCTGTTCGAGAAGGCCGATGTCCGCCCGTTGCGCTTCAGAGAGCCGTATCACGACCGGAAAGCGCCGATCGCCCTCGAAGATCTGGCCCGAGGTGCGCCCGCCGATTGTCGCGGTGACAATGTCCTGCACATCTTGGGCAGTGACCCCCAAACGTGCCATTGCGTCGCGATTGACGCGAATGTCGAGCATGGGCAGGCCCGTCGTTTGCTCGACCTTCACGTCCGCTGCGCCCTGCGTCTTGCGCAGCACCGCAGCAACCTGCTCGGCCGTCCGGTTCATTTGTGTGAAGTCATCGCCGAACACCTTCACCGCGATGTCGCCGCGAACGCCGGCGATCAGCTCGTTGAAGCGCATCTGGATGGGCTGGGTGATCTCATAGGCATTGCCCGGGAACTTCGCGAGATTACCCTCTATCCGACTTACCAGCTCCTCCTTGGGAAGGTCGGGGTTCGGCCAGTCCTTCCGCGGCTTCAGGATGACGAACATGTCGGTCGCGTTCGGCGGCATCGGGTCGGCCGCCAGCTCGGCGGTGCCCGTCTTGGAATAGACGAACGCCACCTCCGGCTGCTTCGACATCATCTGCTCGATCGGCACCTGCATCGCCTGACTCTGCTGGACCGACGTTGCCGGGATGCGGAGCGACTGGATGAGCAGATTGCCTTCATCGAGCTGCGGCAGGAACACCGAGCCGAGCGTGGTGAAGGCAAGCGCCGCCACCACAAGGCTCGCGACACCCGCCCCGATCGTCAGCGTCGGGCGCTTCATGGCCCGGTCGAGACCGGGTTCGTAGCGCTTCTTCAGCCACGTGATGATGCGGCCGTCCTTCTCCTCGACCTTCTTCGACAGCCAGATCGCAATCATCGCCGGCACGAAGGTGAGAGAGAGGATGAAGGCGAAGGCGAGCGCGATGATGACGGTCAGCGCCATCGGTCCGAACGTTTTACCCTCCACGCCGGTCAGCGTGAGCAGCGGTACGTAGACGAGGATGATGATTGCCTGCCCGTAAACCGAGGGGCGGATCATCTCGCGAGCGGCGGCTGCCACGGTCGCAAGCCGTTCCTTGACGGTCAGCAAGCGACCTTCATGATGCTGTTGTTCGGCAAGCCGCCTCAGCGCGTTTTCAACGATGATGACGGCGCCGTCGACGATCAGACCGAAGTCCAAAGCCCCAAGGCTCATCAGATTGGCCGAGACCCCAGCGCGCAGCATACCAAAGCCTGTCAGCATCATGGTGATCGGGATGACCAACGCCGCGATCAGGGCCGCACGGAAGTTGCCGAGCAGCAGGAAGAGCACGACGATGACCAGCACCGCGCCTTCGGACAGGTTTTTCGCGACCGTCTTGATCGTCGAATTGACCAGCTCGGTGCGGTTCAGCACCGGCTGAATTACGACGTCAGGAGGCAGCGAAGCGTTGATCGTCTTCAGTTTCTCAGCGACCGCGGTCGACACGATGCGGCTGTTCTCGCCGATCCGCATGATCGCCGTGCCGACGACGACTTCGGTACCGTTCTCCGATGCCGAACCCATGCGGATCGCCTGACCCGTCTTCACAGTCGCAACTTGTTCGACCGTGATCGGCACGCCGTTACGTGTCGCGATCACGGTCCTGGCCAACTCGCTGGCATTGCGAACGAGCGCATCCGAGCGAACAGCCAGACCTTCGCCATTGCGATTGACGAAGCCACCGCCGACGCTGGTGTTATTGCGCTCCAGCGCATTTCCCAGGTCCGTCAGCGTGATGCCGAGCGAGGCCAGCTTCTGCACGTCGGGCACGACGAGGAACTGCTTGGCGTAACCGCCAATCGAGTCGACACCGGCGAGGCCCGGTGTGGTCTTCAGAAGCGGCGTCACGATCCAGTCCTGCGCGGTGCGCAGGTAGGTCGCCTTGTCCTCTTCGGTCGTCAGTCGCTCGCCCTCTGGCGTGATGTAGCTGCCATCGGGCTGTTGGCCCGGTTCACCGGGCTTGTGCTTGTCGTCCTCGCGATGATCGAGACGAACGGTGTACATGTACACCTCGCCCAGGCCTGTCGCGATCGGACCCATTTCAGGGTTCACGCCGTCGGGCAGATTCTCTTGCACGCCCCGCAGACGCTCGCCCACCTGCTGGCGGGCGAAATAGATGTCCGTCGCGTCCGAAAAGACCGCCGTGATCTGCGCGAAGCCGTTGCGGCTCAACGAGCGCGTATATTCCAGGCCGGGGGTGCCGGCGAGCGCGGTTTCGATTGGAAACGACACCTGCTTCTCGACCAGCTCGGGCGAGAGGGCAGGCGCGCGGACGTTGATCTGGACCTGATTGTTGGTGATGTCCGGCACCGCGTCGATCGGTAGCCGGTAGAGGGAAAAGGCGCCGATGGCGGCGACGATGACGGTGAGGAGCAGGACTAGCCAGCGCTTCTCGACCGCCCAGGTTACGATACGGGCGATCATGGCTTAATCCTCGTGGCTCGCTTCGCCCTTGCCGATCTCGGCCTTGAGCGTGAAACTTCCGGTGGTGGCGATCTGTTCGTTGCCGGTCAGGCCCGACCGGACGATCACCGTGTCGCCCGACGCATCGCCGAGCTGGACCGGGGTCGCCTTGAAGCCGGTGGGCGTGCGCACGAACACGACCGACTTGCCCTCGAAACTCTGGACCGCCGTCGTCGGCACGCGGACCGCCCCGCTCCCGCCGCTGCCCGTGAGCTGCACGGCTGCCGTCACAGGCTCGCCGACCCGCCATTCGCCACCGCGATTGT
Encoded proteins:
- a CDS encoding HAD-IIB family hydrolase, whose protein sequence is MKWMIAFDLDGTLAESKRPLSEDMAATLARLLAVTDVAVISGGDWPQFEKQVASRLPAGAALDRLWLMPTTGTKLYRFINGAWRAVYAELFDDAEKATIRAAFDQALTDAGLADERIWGERIEDRGSQITFSGLGQAAPLKEKEAWDPDRKKRTALQATLRATLPDLSINLGGTTSIDVTRAGVDKGYGLKRLSAESGVPLDGMLFIGDAIFPGGNDYPAAEIGLDTVRVRDVAETTAVVTAIIACLHR
- a CDS encoding efflux RND transporter permease subunit, which encodes MIARIVTWAVEKRWLVLLLTVIVAAIGAFSLYRLPIDAVPDITNNQVQINVRAPALSPELVEKQVSFPIETALAGTPGLEYTRSLSRNGFAQITAVFSDATDIYFARQQVGERLRGVQENLPDGVNPEMGPIATGLGEVYMYTVRLDHREDDKHKPGEPGQQPDGSYITPEGERLTTEEDKATYLRTAQDWIVTPLLKTTPGLAGVDSIGGYAKQFLVVPDVQKLASLGITLTDLGNALERNNTSVGGGFVNRNGEGLAVRSDALVRNASELARTVIATRNGVPITVEQVATVKTGQAIRMGSASENGTEVVVGTAIMRIGENSRIVSTAVAEKLKTINASLPPDVVIQPVLNRTELVNSTIKTVAKNLSEGAVLVIVVLFLLLGNFRAALIAALVIPITMMLTGFGMLRAGVSANLMSLGALDFGLIVDGAVIIVENALRRLAEQQHHEGRLLTVKERLATVAAAAREMIRPSVYGQAIIILVYVPLLTLTGVEGKTFGPMALTVIIALAFAFILSLTFVPAMIAIWLSKKVEEKDGRIITWLKKRYEPGLDRAMKRPTLTIGAGVASLVVAALAFTTLGSVFLPQLDEGNLLIQSLRIPATSVQQSQAMQVPIEQMMSKQPEVAFVYSKTGTAELAADPMPPNATDMFVILKPRKDWPNPDLPKEELVSRIEGNLAKFPGNAYEITQPIQMRFNELIAGVRGDIAVKVFGDDFTQMNRTAEQVAAVLRKTQGAADVKVEQTTGLPMLDIRVNRDAMARLGVTAQDVQDIVTATIGGRTSGQIFEGDRRFPVVIRLSEAQRADIGLLEQVQVPLAGGGYVPLSSVADIKVIDGPNQISRENGKRRVVVQANVRGRDVGSVVADAQATIASQVRLPAGTYLEWGGQFENLQSASERLKLVIPACFILILFLLYGALESVRDAAIVFTGVPFALVGGVLLLFLRGMDFSISAAVGFIALSGIAVLNGLVMVSSIQDLIRSGLSREEAAHVGAMQRLRPVVMTALVASLGFVPMALGEGAGAEVQKPLATVVIGGLVSATLLTLFVLPTLYARFGQKMIKKLDHDNEKHEGDDHGQTFVSNLA
- a CDS encoding MgtC/SapB family protein, with translation MFQSSWWEITTHIISLAIAYALALPVGWDRENDARSAGIRTFPLVAIASCGFVLVGIAILGRTSPAQARLLEGLITGVGFIGGGAILKKGDKASGTATAASLWATGALGAAVGYGLYDIAFILSATTFLTLRCSRPLKRATNGDVGSSASR
- a CDS encoding cation transporter encodes the protein MIPSNDNNGGEERRTLWIVLLLNAAIAAGFFVSGFFADSSALIANGVDNLSDTAVYALSLVALTRGQTWKTRAAVASGVMLLIFAGGILIDVGRRYLQGSEPIGPTMMVMSAIAGVVNYLCLRLLQRLKDPDVNLRAATTFSFNDFISNGGILIAGVLVLWLGTNWPDLLVGFATAIIAIKGGVEILRDARAETKKSERRSS
- a CDS encoding polyketide cyclase, encoding MPRTITSSMLHGGPLWIWSAITDPDHRRAWSPLVLLDDPCQLSTTECTFAIQGIAGPIRTPARVDQFDKPHAFAWSCGIPYLFTLEERYELAGNDGGTRLTHNCTLRGAMSLPFAAMMLRRLRSLMIEADDRLATYLRWRVGQPARGINRQRDPSRYRRKAR
- a CDS encoding bestrophin family protein, yielding MIVGARPRFRQIIIEVWKPLTILFVWDVAVTAFHMMTPIKEPPLPTALFGTAIALFMGFRTNAAYARWWEARTLWGALINASRSLARITRSLTKGEPEGSETRHNIILRQIAFAHSMRCQLRRQSPYEDIARIAGTDVADMAVARLNPANALLEDISGNYADALAEGRITEIQQATVERVLIDIANAQGGMERIKNTPLPNGFRFFPNLFTRVFCVLLPIALVESLGLATPIGSTLIGLVFLAVLSIGEDLTDPFANSVHDVPLTAMCRTIEIDLLQTAGLPAPEPLTPDHGVLW
- a CDS encoding ZIP family metal transporter; the encoded protein is MQALLYTLAPVLAVVLGAIIASRTKLNPGLVAGLQHLAAGVVFAAAATEILPQVKHEASPSATLIGGAAGVVTMLGLKAFEARFKGPMALLAAIGIDILVDGLVLGLAFVAGEKAGFLLTIALTLEVLFLGLTLTNELAETYRSRLRIIVIVSALALLLPIGALAAVPVATLSPVMVAGFLSFGLMALLYLVTEELLVEAHEKPDTPLISSMFFVGFLALLTLEEIMG
- a CDS encoding heavy metal translocating P-type ATPase; protein product: MNDKLELDIPVLLPDLPDAADACLDRLVSTLSKREGVERAHVICLDGDTPAALCIHFDAAKLPLPRLREMVRAAGAEITERYGHAIWQVTGISHERRARTVSDALCALPGVVQASASTSGSVRVEYDRRETTEEEVRAALRKLKVRVGKRVAADDHAGHDHGPGGHDAGEEKHGPGDGHDHSHAEFLGPNTELIFALACGALLGIGYAIERLVAGAPEWLPTACYVAAYFFGGFFTLREAIDNLRMKKFEIDTLMLVAAAGAAALGAWAEGALLLFLFSLGHALEHYAMGRAKKAIEALAKLAPETATVRRNGETSEIPVEQMVVGDIAIVRPNERLPADGFIIKGASAINQAPVTGESIPVDKVPVADAAAARAKPDAVDAESRVFAGTINGGGAIEIEVTRRSNESALAKVVKMVSEAETQKSPTQRFTDRFERIFVPAVLILSVLLLFAWVVVDEPFRDSFYRAMAVLVAASPCALAIATPSAVLSGVARAARGGVLVKGGAPLENLGSLKAIAFDKTGTLTEGRPRITDVVPVDGADEGELLALAVAVEALSDHPLAQAIVKDGRERLDGRALPTAGDLKSLTGRGVTASVDGETVWIGKAEMFGSEGIPALGQGAQDAIAKLRENGRTTMVVRKGDRDLGAIGLMDTPREAAKTALRRLHEMGVSRMIMISGDHQKVAEAIANDVGIDEAWGDLMPEDKVAAIKKLAGEDKVAMVGDGVNDAPAMASATVGIAMGAAGSDVALETADVALMADDLAHLPFAVGLSRHTRGIIRQNVFVSLGVVAFLVPATILGLGIGPAVAVHEGSTLLVVINALRLLAYRDPAGKAA
- the fliE gene encoding flagellar hook-basal body complex protein FliE translates to MSDTSISNVMAIRAEVIARSRALREAQPTAPPGVTPTAPASNFADTLNAVVAKVNETQEQEDVVTEAYERGETTDIATVALIQSRASITFEATLQVRNKLLSAYRDIMNMPIG